One region of Moraxella sp. ZY210820 genomic DNA includes:
- the rd gene encoding rubredoxin: MKKYICIICGYIYDERLGDPDEGIPAGTKWEDIPDDWMCPDCGVGKNEFEMVEI; this comes from the coding sequence ATGAAAAAATATATATGTATTATTTGTGGTTATATCTATGATGAACGTTTAGGCGACCCTGATGAGGGTATTCCTGCAGGTACAAAATGGGAAGATATACCTGATGATTGGATGTGTCCTGATTGTGGCGTGGGTAAAAATGAATTTGAAATGGTAGAAATCTAA
- a CDS encoding DMT family transporter, producing MKFFNQLSPSTQGYIFTVITMLIWGSFSLLSRVSAQWNIQIWDLLALRFGIASLILIPILLYKKDYQFLFSYRSMIIALVGSIGYCIFVYAGFYLSPVVHGVILLNGLFPILAGIMAWIFLKQPFDKHTKISMTIIISTFILMATLIMQTEYHFSIGDIFLICSAMCWAGFSILLRKWKFTAWQAMVSLAIWSAILYLPFYFAFATPKIAQVETHHLIIQTIFQSIIVVIVATLSYAKAIERIGIFKAGTIANIAPFTAPVLAVFLLNEPLNLAMVCGLIGMATGALQPWRWLPSSHK from the coding sequence ATGAAATTTTTTAATCAACTTTCGCCAAGTACGCAAGGTTATATTTTTACTGTCATTACTATGCTGATATGGGGCAGTTTTAGTTTACTGTCTCGTGTTTCCGCTCAATGGAATATTCAAATTTGGGATTTATTAGCATTACGTTTTGGTATTGCCAGTTTAATCTTAATTCCAATTTTATTATATAAAAAAGATTACCAATTTTTGTTTAGTTATCGCTCAATGATTATCGCTTTAGTCGGTAGTATCGGCTATTGTATTTTTGTTTATGCAGGTTTTTATTTATCGCCTGTTGTGCATGGTGTGATTTTACTGAATGGCTTATTCCCTATTTTAGCTGGGATTATGGCATGGATTTTCCTAAAACAACCTTTTGATAAACATACAAAAATTAGCATGACCATTATTATTAGTACTTTTATTTTAATGGCAACTTTAATCATGCAAACCGAATATCATTTTAGTATTGGTGATATATTTTTAATTTGTAGTGCGATGTGTTGGGCTGGATTTTCTATTTTATTACGCAAATGGAAATTTACCGCATGGCAAGCTATGGTGAGTTTAGCTATTTGGTCAGCTATTCTCTATTTACCTTTTTATTTTGCTTTTGCGACACCTAAGATTGCACAAGTTGAAACTCATCATTTAATTATTCAAACCATTTTCCAAAGTATTATCGTGGTCATTGTTGCAACCTTAAGTTATGCCAAAGCCATTGAAAGAATTGGTATTTTTAAAGCAGGAACCATTGCCAATATCGCACCATTTACAGCACCTGTTTTGGCTGTATTTTTACTCAATGAACCACTTAATTTAGCAATGGTATGTGGTTTAATTGGTATGGCGACAGGTGCTTTACAACCATGGCGATGGTTACCAAGTAGTCATAAATAA
- the rlmB gene encoding 23S rRNA (guanosine(2251)-2'-O)-methyltransferase RlmB translates to MAKHEYYYGVHPVETLLELEPERVLTLFTLKGRDDARLQRILQLAEPFGVSIQQTSRDRLEKMAGLPYHQGVVAMVRALPTLNEQDLDQLLNAQANALLLALDQITDPHNLGACIRTAAAMGVQAVIVPRDKSASLTPTARKVAAGGAEKVKFIQVTNLAKTLAHIKEHFDYKVVGTLLDEQAIEIQQANLTGKIVIVMGAEDTGIRPIVQAQCDEKVFIPMSGALQSLNVSVATGMALYETFRQRHLK, encoded by the coding sequence ATGGCAAAACATGAATATTATTATGGCGTACATCCCGTTGAAACTTTATTAGAATTAGAACCTGAACGTGTTTTAACTTTATTTACCTTAAAAGGACGTGATGATGCACGTTTACAACGCATTTTACAACTTGCCGAACCTTTTGGCGTAAGCATACAACAAACTAGCCGAGACCGTTTAGAAAAAATGGCAGGATTGCCTTACCATCAAGGTGTAGTAGCAATGGTACGTGCATTACCTACACTCAACGAACAAGATTTAGACCAATTATTAAATGCACAAGCAAATGCGTTATTATTAGCACTCGACCAAATTACCGACCCTCATAATTTAGGTGCGTGTATTCGTACTGCAGCAGCAATGGGCGTACAAGCCGTTATCGTACCACGTGATAAATCAGCAAGCTTAACGCCAACCGCTCGTAAAGTCGCTGCAGGTGGAGCAGAAAAAGTTAAGTTTATCCAAGTTACTAATTTGGCTAAAACATTAGCTCATATCAAAGAGCATTTTGATTATAAAGTGGTTGGTACATTACTTGATGAACAAGCCATTGAAATCCAACAAGCAAATTTAACAGGAAAAATAGTGATTGTCATGGGTGCTGAAGACACAGGCATTCGCCCAATTGTACAAGCTCAATGTGATGAAAAAGTATTCATTCCAATGTCTGGTGCATTGCAAAGTCTCAATGTGAGTGTAGCAACAGGCATGGCACTTTATGAAACATTCCGCCAACGTCATTTAAAATAA
- a CDS encoding LysR family transcriptional regulator produces the protein MHHISLDDIRLFVAVVQSGSLTSASELTGIPVSRLSRRLTALEQDLGTQLVNRGKKGVSLHELGEDFFQHAQSMLYHAELAIGGVHHGLVEPSGVLKISLPIDMMGLLQNKLSQYLALYPQVQLDINLTQQKINMIQDGIDVAIRAGAIENENVVAKLLKMQHFVLCANPDYLQQHQCLETPHDLYQHRLIVQSLMQGWIFQHKERQIKIVPQAYISCNHFEIVADFIHQGLGIGVLPLELLNKYPNLIPILQDWQLPSAPLSIIYYKNRGAVPTVRSFVEWFMLQADKL, from the coding sequence ATGCACCATATTAGTTTAGATGATATACGTTTGTTTGTTGCCGTAGTACAATCTGGGAGTCTGACCTCTGCCTCTGAATTGACAGGCATACCTGTTTCTCGTTTAAGTCGCCGATTAACCGCCTTAGAACAAGATTTAGGCACACAGCTTGTCAATCGTGGTAAAAAAGGTGTGAGTTTACATGAATTAGGGGAAGATTTTTTTCAACATGCACAAAGTATGTTGTATCATGCGGAATTGGCGATTGGCGGGGTTCATCATGGTTTGGTTGAGCCATCGGGCGTATTAAAAATTTCCTTGCCGATTGATATGATGGGATTATTGCAGAATAAATTATCACAATATTTAGCTTTATATCCACAGGTGCAACTTGACATCAATCTGACGCAACAAAAAATCAATATGATTCAAGATGGTATTGATGTGGCGATTCGGGCAGGAGCGATTGAAAATGAAAATGTGGTTGCCAAATTATTAAAAATGCAACATTTTGTATTGTGTGCCAACCCTGATTATCTGCAACAACATCAATGTTTAGAAACACCGCATGATTTGTATCAACATCGTTTAATTGTACAAAGTTTAATGCAAGGCTGGATATTTCAACATAAAGAACGCCAAATTAAAATTGTACCGCAGGCATATATTTCATGTAATCATTTTGAAATTGTTGCGGATTTTATTCATCAAGGTTTAGGCATTGGCGTTTTACCGCTTGAATTATTAAATAAATATCCAAATTTAATCCCCATTTTACAGGATTGGCAATTACCGAGTGCTCCATTATCGATTATTTATTATAAAAATAGGGGAGCTGTGCCAACGGTTAGGAGTTTTGTGGAGTGGTTTATGTTACAAGCTGATAAGCTATAG
- the dapD gene encoding 2,3,4,5-tetrahydropyridine-2,6-dicarboxylate N-succinyltransferase, which yields MSNLASIIEQAFENRANFTAQDCPAEIRDAVEQALTGLDNGSLRVAEKINGEWVVHQWLKKAVLLSFKLNDNKPIESCDLRFYDKVDTKFTGWTEEQFKQAGVRVVPPAVARRGSYQAKNVVLMPSYVNIGAYVDEGTMVDTWATVGSCAQIGKNVHLSGGVGIGGVLEPLQANPTIIEDNCFIGARSEIVEGVIVEEGSVISMGVYIGQSTRIYDRETGEIHYGRVPAGSVVVPGNLPSKDGTHSLYAAIIVKKVDAQTRAKTSLNDLLRAD from the coding sequence ATGTCTAATCTAGCGTCTATTATTGAACAAGCTTTTGAAAATCGTGCAAATTTTACTGCACAAGACTGTCCTGCAGAAATCCGTGATGCAGTTGAACAAGCCCTTACAGGTTTAGATAATGGTTCATTACGTGTTGCTGAAAAAATCAATGGCGAATGGGTCGTACATCAATGGTTGAAAAAAGCAGTATTATTATCTTTTAAATTAAATGATAATAAACCGATTGAATCTTGCGATTTACGTTTCTATGATAAAGTCGATACTAAATTTACAGGCTGGACTGAAGAACAATTTAAACAAGCAGGCGTGCGTGTTGTACCACCTGCTGTCGCACGTCGTGGTAGTTACCAAGCAAAAAATGTCGTGTTAATGCCATCTTATGTAAACATCGGTGCTTATGTTGATGAAGGCACAATGGTTGATACATGGGCAACTGTAGGTTCATGTGCACAAATTGGTAAAAATGTTCACTTATCAGGTGGTGTAGGCATTGGTGGCGTATTAGAACCATTACAAGCAAATCCAACCATTATTGAAGATAACTGTTTCATCGGTGCTCGTTCTGAAATTGTTGAAGGCGTGATTGTTGAAGAAGGTTCAGTCATTTCAATGGGTGTTTATATTGGTCAATCAACACGTATTTATGACCGTGAAACTGGTGAAATCCATTATGGTCGTGTACCTGCTGGTTCTGTCGTTGTACCAGGTAATTTACCATCTAAAGACGGTACGCATAGCTTATACGCTGCAATTATTGTGAAAAAAGTTGATGCTCAAACACGTGCAAAAACCAGCTTAAATGATTTATTGCGTGCTGATTAA
- a CDS encoding hydrolase: MKILIISGWGGVISLLQPLQQQLECQGHQVTLIDYFIQDEILAYIDFAQNYDVLIGWSLGGQLATLLAYHLQQQGQQKILITLMSNPCFIVNEHWHCAMSVDNFNTFQQGFITQPLNTLKRFSHLITQGEAQAKSLVLQIQQAQQDYLNDQSQFAIIDKLKQGLETLQQLNTLNYLKQLSEIEQARQYHFFAQDDSLVPIAVSNRLSQYLGDDNIIHLENCGHGAVVSQVRLIVQHIQKLLS, translated from the coding sequence ATGAAAATTTTAATCATTTCGGGTTGGGGCGGGGTAATATCACTATTACAGCCTTTACAACAACAATTAGAATGTCAAGGTCATCAAGTTACATTGATTGATTATTTTATACAAGATGAGATATTGGCTTATATTGACTTTGCTCAAAACTATGATGTATTGATTGGTTGGTCATTAGGTGGACAATTAGCCACATTATTGGCTTATCATTTACAACAACAAGGGCAACAAAAAATCTTAATCACATTAATGTCAAATCCTTGCTTTATTGTAAATGAACATTGGCATTGTGCGATGTCTGTGGATAATTTTAATACTTTTCAACAAGGCTTTATTACACAGCCCTTAAATACGTTAAAACGTTTTAGCCATTTGATTACTCAAGGTGAAGCTCAAGCAAAATCTTTGGTATTGCAAATACAACAAGCCCAACAGGATTATTTAAATGACCAATCTCAATTTGCTATCATTGATAAATTAAAACAAGGATTAGAGACTTTACAACAGCTCAATACATTAAACTATTTAAAACAGCTTAGTGAAATTGAACAAGCAAGACAATATCACTTTTTTGCACAAGATGATAGCTTAGTTCCTATCGCCGTGTCTAATAGATTATCGCAATATTTAGGTGATGATAATATTATTCATTTAGAAAATTGTGGGCATGGCGCAGTTGTGAGCCAAGTGAGACTAATCGTACAACATATACAAAAACTATTATCATGA
- the leuA gene encoding 2-isopropylmalate synthase gives MMLKDPSQKYRRMYQRVDLPDRQWPNNEITQAPIWMSTDLRDGNQAIFEPMNMEQKMKMFQMLVKIGFKHIEIGFPSASQIDFDFARKLIEENHIPDDVHIEVLVQAREHLIQRTFEALEGAKNAIVHIYNSNSPTFRQKVLNVDIEGAKNLAMQGATLVKEYAEKYPQTNWTFQYSPECFSATELEVAKLVCDAVTEIWDARPEKKVILNLPATVEVSTPNVYADQVEWMHRHLARRDGVLISVHCHNDRGCGIAASELAIMAGADRVEGCVFGNGERTGNVDIAAMALNMYSQGVAPHLDFSNINEIIATVEECTGLPVHPRHPYAGDLVFTAFSGSHQDAIKKGFEFQKNEQIWDMPYLPIDPKDLGRNYDAVIRVNSQSGKGGIAYLLEANYGIHLPRRMQIEFSQVVQKWTDSNGTEISAEQIWTLFTESYVYTGENHYKVKNYRLTDNNGKQQISIDVTIGNDTHTLQGEGNGPISAVLNALALPIDVLNYEEKSLGLGGASAKALAIIELQVHDTEQTVSGFGVGIHDNIVTASIEAIIASINRLIIRGALTPEQVVSASV, from the coding sequence ATGATGTTAAAAGACCCTAGCCAAAAATATCGCCGTATGTATCAACGTGTCGATTTGCCAGACCGCCAATGGCCTAATAATGAAATTACCCAAGCACCAATTTGGATGAGTACCGATTTGCGTGATGGTAACCAAGCAATTTTTGAACCAATGAATATGGAACAAAAAATGAAAATGTTCCAAATGTTAGTCAAAATTGGTTTTAAACATATTGAAATCGGTTTTCCATCAGCATCACAAATTGATTTTGATTTTGCCCGCAAATTGATTGAAGAAAATCATATTCCTGATGATGTACATATTGAAGTATTGGTACAGGCTCGTGAGCATTTAATTCAACGTACCTTTGAAGCCTTAGAAGGGGCAAAAAATGCCATTGTTCATATTTACAACTCTAACTCACCAACCTTCCGACAAAAAGTGTTAAATGTGGATATTGAAGGTGCAAAAAATCTTGCGATGCAAGGGGCAACTTTGGTGAAAGAATATGCTGAAAAATACCCTCAAACCAATTGGACGTTCCAATATAGCCCAGAATGTTTCTCTGCAACAGAGTTAGAAGTTGCAAAATTAGTCTGCGATGCTGTTACTGAAATTTGGGACGCTCGTCCAGAGAAAAAAGTTATTTTGAATTTGCCAGCAACAGTTGAAGTGTCTACACCGAATGTATATGCAGACCAAGTCGAATGGATGCACCGCCATCTTGCACGCCGTGATGGAGTATTGATTTCAGTACATTGTCATAATGACCGTGGTTGTGGTATCGCTGCTTCAGAATTGGCGATTATGGCAGGAGCTGATCGTGTGGAAGGCTGTGTGTTTGGTAATGGTGAACGTACAGGCAATGTGGATATTGCTGCGATGGCATTAAATATGTATTCACAAGGCGTTGCACCGCATTTAGATTTTTCAAATATCAATGAAATTATCGCAACGGTTGAAGAATGCACAGGTTTACCTGTTCACCCACGTCACCCTTATGCAGGTGATTTAGTATTCACGGCATTCTCTGGTTCACATCAAGATGCGATTAAAAAAGGCTTTGAATTCCAAAAGAATGAACAAATTTGGGATATGCCGTATTTGCCAATTGACCCGAAAGATTTGGGACGTAACTACGATGCGGTCATTCGTGTCAATAGTCAATCGGGTAAAGGCGGAATTGCGTATTTGTTAGAAGCCAATTATGGCATACATTTACCACGCCGTATGCAAATTGAATTTAGCCAAGTGGTACAAAAATGGACTGATAGCAATGGCACAGAAATTTCAGCCGAACAAATTTGGACATTATTTACCGAAAGCTATGTTTACACAGGCGAAAATCACTATAAAGTGAAAAATTATCGTTTAACTGATAACAATGGTAAACAGCAAATTAGCATTGATGTAACCATCGGTAACGATACACATACCTTACAAGGAGAAGGCAACGGTCCTATTTCTGCTGTATTGAATGCCTTAGCTTTACCAATTGATGTATTAAATTATGAAGAAAAATCACTAGGTTTAGGCGGTGCAAGTGCTAAAGCCTTAGCAATTATTGAGTTACAAGTGCATGATACTGAACAAACAGTAAGCGGTTTTGGCGTTGGTATTCATGATAACATTGTAACGGCATCGATTGAGGCAATTATTGCATCAATTAACCGCTTGATTATTCGTGGAGCTTTAACCCCTGAACAAGTGGTATCTGCGTCTGTTTAA
- the rimP gene encoding ribosome maturation factor RimP: MKLSSKTQALLELIAPAVQVCDVNLWGLEFIPQGKRSLLRIYIDKDVDVNAEPVINEDGEVEQGRGIGVEDCVRVTRQVGAILDVHDPISGEYALEVSSPGWDRPFFYIEQMQNYIDEKIALRLISAVENRRKFQAILRAVDIEQGTIQVEVEKQQILAIDVDNIDKANLIYQD, encoded by the coding sequence ATGAAATTATCAAGTAAAACACAAGCTCTTTTAGAACTAATTGCACCAGCAGTACAAGTGTGTGATGTGAATCTATGGGGGCTTGAATTTATTCCACAAGGTAAACGTTCTTTATTGCGTATCTATATTGATAAAGATGTTGATGTAAATGCTGAACCTGTGATTAATGAAGATGGCGAAGTAGAGCAAGGGCGTGGTATTGGTGTAGAAGATTGCGTGCGTGTTACTCGTCAAGTGGGGGCAATTTTAGATGTGCATGATCCAATTTCAGGTGAATATGCTTTAGAAGTATCATCACCTGGTTGGGATCGTCCATTTTTCTATATCGAGCAAATGCAAAATTATATCGATGAAAAAATCGCATTACGTTTAATTAGTGCAGTGGAAAATCGCCGTAAATTCCAAGCGATTTTGCGTGCAGTCGATATTGAGCAAGGTACAATTCAAGTTGAAGTTGAAAAGCAACAAATATTAGCTATTGATGTCGATAATATTGATAAAGCAAATTTGATTTATCAAGATTAG
- the nusA gene encoding transcription termination factor NusA encodes MSREILTVVETVSNEKSLPREAIFEALEQALVVATRKKFYEGTHAEEARIRVEIDRKTGDYRTFRQWEVVADEDHEMPACQDAISDLDPAEWSIGDIRELEVESIEFGRIAAQIVKQVIIQKIREAERAIIAEQFVSKEGELVYGEVKKQNKEGFIIDLGDNAEAFLARDEIIAKEMLRPKQRVCALLYKVNRDGRGSQLLLTRSRPEMLIALMKKEIPEISEEIIEVRAAARQPGVRAKIAVKTNDNRIDPVGACIGMRGTRIQTIQQELNGERIDVVVWSDDTAQYIASALEPADVSRIMIDEDEKRAEIIFATNDQLARAIGLQGQNVRLASELTGYKLDMMLEDDFQARQQNEMRQYVDLFVTHLDIDEEFALALAELGFTSLEEIAYVSAETFEDLELSEEDIDTLQSRAKEAALNVALQNKPQPSEELLALAGMTTAIAEILATRGIITVDDLAEQAIDDIIDIEGLNQESAGQLIMNARASWFN; translated from the coding sequence ATGAGCCGTGAGATTTTAACGGTTGTAGAAACAGTGAGTAATGAAAAATCATTACCACGTGAAGCGATTTTTGAGGCTTTAGAGCAAGCATTAGTTGTTGCAACACGTAAAAAGTTTTATGAAGGTACACATGCAGAGGAAGCACGTATTCGTGTGGAAATTGACCGTAAAACGGGTGATTACCGTACATTCCGTCAATGGGAAGTGGTGGCTGATGAAGATCATGAAATGCCTGCTTGCCAAGATGCAATTTCTGACCTTGATCCCGCAGAGTGGTCAATTGGTGATATTCGTGAATTAGAAGTAGAATCAATTGAATTTGGTCGTATCGCTGCACAAATCGTGAAGCAAGTGATTATTCAAAAAATTCGTGAAGCTGAACGTGCAATTATTGCTGAACAGTTTGTCTCTAAAGAAGGTGAATTGGTTTATGGCGAAGTGAAAAAACAAAATAAAGAAGGCTTTATCATTGATTTGGGTGATAATGCTGAAGCATTCTTAGCACGTGATGAAATTATTGCGAAAGAAATGTTACGTCCTAAACAACGTGTATGTGCATTATTATATAAAGTCAATCGTGATGGTCGTGGTTCACAATTATTATTAACACGTTCACGCCCTGAAATGTTGATTGCTTTGATGAAAAAGGAAATTCCAGAAATTTCAGAAGAAATCATTGAAGTACGTGCAGCTGCTCGCCAACCAGGTGTGCGTGCTAAAATTGCAGTGAAGACTAATGATAATCGTATTGATCCAGTGGGTGCATGTATTGGTATGCGTGGTACACGTATTCAAACGATTCAACAAGAATTGAATGGTGAGCGTATTGATGTGGTGGTATGGTCTGATGATACAGCTCAATATATCGCAAGTGCTTTAGAGCCTGCTGATGTATCACGCATCATGATTGATGAAGATGAAAAACGTGCAGAAATTATTTTTGCAACTAATGACCAATTGGCTCGTGCTATCGGATTACAAGGGCAAAACGTACGTTTAGCATCAGAATTAACTGGTTATAAGTTAGATATGATGTTGGAAGACGATTTCCAAGCACGTCAGCAAAATGAAATGCGTCAATATGTTGATTTATTTGTAACTCATTTAGATATTGATGAAGAATTTGCATTAGCATTAGCTGAACTTGGTTTCACATCTTTAGAAGAAATTGCTTATGTATCGGCAGAGACTTTTGAAGATTTAGAGCTTTCAGAAGAAGATATTGATACATTACAAAGTCGTGCAAAAGAAGCTGCTTTAAATGTTGCATTACAAAATAAACCACAACCAAGTGAAGAATTATTGGCTTTAGCAGGTATGACAACTGCGATTGCAGAAATTTTAGCAACACGTGGTATTATTACAGTTGATGATTTAGCAGAACAAGCGATTGATGATATTATTGATATTGAAGGTTTAAATCAGGAAAGTGCTGGTCAATTAATTATGAATGCACGTGCATCATGGTTTAATTAA
- the tpiA gene encoding triose-phosphate isomerase, producing MSQSKIQTWVIGNWKMNPTWASAQILLNELTQFSSQQSDVFSRCNLAVTPTMLHLLTVKQYLMDTPIQVFAQDVSKMVDTGAFTGEVSAELLAEQQISAVLVGHSERREYFAEDVSVLQNKVKNALSQNLKVIYCVGESLTQRQEGLAEQVVLQQICDLAQAVHHPEDWQNIIIAYEPIWAIGTGQTASAKDAQAMHLAIRQGLMQITSFAQLLPILYGGSVKAENAQEFAQCPDINGALVGGASLDAKSFFAIAQAFAC from the coding sequence ATGTCTCAAAGCAAAATACAAACATGGGTGATTGGTAATTGGAAGATGAACCCAACGTGGGCGAGTGCTCAAATATTGCTGAATGAACTTACACAGTTTTCTTCACAACAGTCAGATGTTTTTAGTCGTTGTAATTTAGCCGTTACACCTACAATGTTGCATTTGCTTACAGTTAAACAATATCTGATGGATACACCTATTCAAGTATTTGCTCAAGATGTATCAAAAATGGTAGATACGGGGGCATTTACAGGCGAGGTAAGTGCTGAGCTTTTAGCAGAACAACAAATTAGTGCAGTATTGGTGGGTCATTCTGAACGCCGTGAATATTTTGCTGAAGATGTTAGTGTATTGCAAAACAAAGTGAAAAATGCGTTGTCTCAAAACCTCAAAGTCATTTATTGTGTGGGTGAGAGTTTGACTCAGCGTCAAGAGGGATTGGCTGAACAAGTCGTATTGCAACAAATTTGTGATTTGGCACAAGCGGTTCATCATCCAGAAGATTGGCAGAATATTATTATTGCTTATGAGCCAATTTGGGCGATAGGTACAGGGCAGACTGCTTCAGCGAAAGATGCACAAGCTATGCATTTAGCTATTCGTCAAGGGTTAATGCAAATTACATCATTTGCTCAGCTATTACCAATTTTGTATGGTGGTAGTGTTAAAGCAGAAAATGCACAAGAATTTGCTCAATGTCCAGATATTAATGGTGCTTTGGTTGGTGGTGCATCATTAGATGCAAAATCCTTCTTTGCAATTGCTCAAGCTTTTGCTTGCTAA
- the hisA gene encoding 1-(5-phosphoribosyl)-5-[(5-phosphoribosylamino)methylideneamino]imidazole-4-carboxamide isomerase — translation MLIIPAIDLKDGQCVRLKQGRMEDDTVFSDDPVAMAQHWVEQGARRLHLVDLNGAFAGTPIHKAVVTEIAKAQPNLPIQIGGGIRSLETIEHYLEAGVSYVIIGTRAVKEPVFVEQACKEFAGHIIVGIDAKDGFVATDGWANVTDVKATDLAKRFADAGVSSIVYTDIARDGMMQGVNIEQTVNLAQYSGLPVIASGGVTNLDDVRLLKGQVGILGAITGRAIYEGTLNLAEAQALLDS, via the coding sequence ATGTTAATTATCCCAGCGATTGATTTAAAAGATGGTCAATGTGTACGTCTTAAACAAGGCCGTATGGAAGATGATACTGTATTTTCAGATGATCCTGTAGCGATGGCACAACATTGGGTAGAGCAAGGTGCAAGACGTTTACATTTAGTAGATTTAAATGGTGCATTTGCAGGTACACCGATTCATAAAGCGGTGGTTACAGAAATTGCAAAAGCTCAACCCAATTTACCAATACAAATTGGCGGTGGTATTCGTTCGTTAGAAACTATTGAGCATTATTTAGAAGCGGGTGTATCCTATGTGATTATTGGTACACGTGCAGTTAAAGAGCCTGTTTTTGTAGAGCAAGCGTGTAAAGAGTTTGCAGGGCATATTATTGTTGGTATTGATGCAAAAGATGGTTTTGTGGCAACAGATGGTTGGGCAAATGTAACTGATGTAAAAGCAACAGATTTAGCTAAACGTTTTGCTGATGCTGGTGTATCGAGTATTGTTTATACTGACATTGCTCGTGATGGTATGATGCAGGGTGTTAATATCGAACAAACTGTGAATTTAGCACAATATAGTGGTTTACCCGTCATTGCGTCAGGTGGTGTTACAAATTTAGATGATGTACGTTTATTAAAAGGTCAAGTAGGTATTTTAGGTGCAATTACAGGACGTGCGATTTATGAAGGTACGTTAAATCTAGCGGAAGCTCAAGCTTTGTTAGATAGTTGA
- a CDS encoding DegV family protein gives MKRLIVSTSTSCLNYLDKPDNVKMLPMNVHIRNQDYLDGQDLTIEQLSTFILANPDVQPTTSAPSQQQLINFFENLVNEGVEEVLVICVSETLSLTAANIRQVRDMFIDRLSIHIFNSRSVSHGEAILVYKAAQMFKENALISEIVAHLNQIRDKTSMYITVDNLKAMVRTKRLSAPAGFLANLFNIKPIVVVDIKGQVSAHEKVRSFERSLVRLAELIDGHARNRKGQLYIMANTINPYLNELKQILERMGYHQVPIMPVASVSVANIGVYAIGVLFVEH, from the coding sequence ATGAAACGTTTGATTGTATCTACTTCTACATCTTGCTTAAATTATTTAGATAAACCAGATAATGTCAAAATGTTACCAATGAATGTTCATATTCGCAACCAGGATTATCTTGATGGTCAAGACCTTACAATTGAACAATTATCAACGTTTATTTTAGCCAATCCCGATGTTCAACCAACAACATCTGCACCATCGCAACAACAACTTATCAATTTTTTTGAAAATTTAGTCAATGAAGGTGTTGAAGAAGTTTTAGTTATTTGTGTATCTGAAACATTAAGCTTAACTGCTGCAAATATTCGCCAAGTGCGTGATATGTTCATAGACCGTCTCTCTATTCATATATTTAATAGTCGTAGCGTTTCACACGGAGAAGCCATTTTGGTTTATAAAGCAGCTCAAATGTTCAAGGAAAATGCTTTAATTTCAGAAATTGTTGCTCATCTTAATCAAATTCGTGATAAAACTTCTATGTATATTACCGTTGATAATCTAAAAGCAATGGTGCGTACTAAGCGTTTATCAGCACCTGCTGGTTTCTTAGCAAATCTATTTAACATCAAGCCCATTGTTGTTGTGGATATCAAAGGGCAAGTTTCTGCACATGAAAAAGTTCGTTCTTTTGAACGTAGCTTAGTGCGTTTAGCAGAACTCATCGATGGACATGCACGCAACCGCAAAGGACAATTATATATTATGGCAAATACCATAAATCCGTACTTAAATGAATTAAAGCAAATTTTAGAGCGTATGGGTTATCATCAAGTTCCAATTATGCCTGTTGCCAGTGTTTCTGTTGCTAATATTGGTGTATATGCTATAGGTGTATTATTTGTTGAACATTAA